The Equus asinus isolate D_3611 breed Donkey chromosome 4, EquAss-T2T_v2, whole genome shotgun sequence genome has a segment encoding these proteins:
- the BBS10 gene encoding BBSome complex assembly protein BBS10: MATAASVKAALQVAEALESIVSCCVGPDGRQVLCTKPTGEVLLSRDGGRLLQALHLEHPIARMMVACVSNHLRKAGDGAKTFIIFLSHLLRGLHAIPDQENGSLVSENSQTLGRHWKNCCRWKFISQALLTFQTQILDYVMDQYLSRHFLSIFSSSTKERTLCRNSLELLLEAYFCGRVGRNNHNLISQLMCDYLFKCVAREGGFEEVFELVGDCFVELNVGVTGLPVSDSRIVAGLVLHRDFSGYCPADGDIRIALVTETIQPIFSTSGSEFILNSEAQFRASQFWIMERTKAIMKHLQSQNVKLLLSSVKQPDSVIFYARLNDISVVECLSSEEVSLIQRVIDLSPFVLPQASSRCEISNTAVVKFCKPLVLRSKRYVHLGLISKCSFVPHCLVLCGPVQGLVEQHKDALHGAFKMLRQLFKHLDLNYLTQASDQNYTSSPLIYKNSRESNQLPEIVNGSLQRPYQGTVVKNKDKLAKTQTYLKVYSNLVVPSIELEKHFPCSTPKVAPVDTYQTNETLRCLSPNKTGIIDYGEPFPESNSANSTTENTRIKISYENLQVTKIAGKGSMLPVRYKSREMCPSRSYCFSSIPAGSVLPVGGNFEILLHFYLLNYAKICQQSEEATVGVIVANALLGIPKILHKSKKGNYSFPQMYARALHALQSGQPMGSRQTGLESVVGKYQLLTSVLQCLTKILTIDLVINIKRQPQEICDQDSEEEL; encoded by the exons ATGGCCACTGCGGCGTCTGTGAAGGCAGCGTTGCAGGTGGCGGAAGCGCTGGAAAGCATCGTCAGCTGCTGTGTGGGGCCCGACGGCCGGCAGGTTTTGTGTACGAAGCCCACCGGCGAGGTGCTGCTCAGCCGGGATGGAGGCCGCCTCCTGCAGGCGCTACACTTAGAGCATCCCATAGCCAG GATGATGGTGGCATGTGTTTCCAATCATCTAAGAAAAGCAGGAGATGGTGCTAAAACATTCATCATCTTTCTCTCCCATTTACTCAGAGGACTTCACGCAATCCCAGACCAAGAAAACGGTTCTTTGGTTTCCGAAAATTCTCAAACCCTTGGAAGGCATTGGAAAAATTGTTGTCGGTGGAAATTTATTTCCCAAGCTCTTCTAACGTTTCAGACACAAATATTAGACTATGTTATGGACCAATACTTAAGTAGACACTTTTTGTCCATCTTTTCTTCATCCACTAAAGAGAGAACATTGTGTAGGAACTCTTTAGAGTTGCTCTTAGAAGCATACTTTTGTGGAAGAGTGGGAAGAAATAATCACAACCTTATTTCACAGTTGATGTGTGACTACTTGTTCAAGTGTGTGGCTCGTGAAGGCGGGTTTGAAGAAGTGTTTGAGTTGGTGGGTGACTGCTTTGTAGAGCTGAACGTTGGTGTCACCGGCCTTCCTGTTTCAGATTCCAGGATCGTAGCTGGGCTTGTGCTTCACAGAGACTTTTCTGGGTACTGTCCAGCAGATGGTGACATAAGAATAGCGCTAGTAACAGAAACCATTCAGCCTATTTTTTCAACTTCCGGATCAGAGTTTATTCTAAATTCAGAAGCACAGTTTCGGGCATCTCAGTTTTGGATTATGGAAAGGACAAAAGCAATAATGAAACATTTGCAGAGTCAGAATGTAAAATTGCTCCTGTCTAGTGTGAAACAACCAGACTCAGTGATTTTTTATGCAAGACTGAATGACATATCGGTGGTGGAGTGTTTATCATCTGAAGAAGTTTCTCTTATCCAGAGGGTCATTGATCTTTCTCCCTTTGTACTACCGCAGGCCTCTTCACGGTGTGAAATCTCTAACACTGCTGTGGTGAAATTTTGTAAGCCCCTTGTCCTTAGATCCAAAAGGTATGTTCATCTTGGCTTGATTAGCAAATGTTCCTTTGTACCACATTGTCTAGTTCTTTGTGGACCAGTACAAGGTCTTGTTGAACAACATAAAGATGCTTTACATGGAGCATTTAAAATGCTTCGGCAGTTATTTAAACACCTGGATCTAAATTACTTGACACAAGCCAGCGACCAAAATTATACATCAAGTCCTCTTATTTATAAGAATAGTAGAGAAAGTAATCAGTTACCAGAAATTGTTAATGGCTCACTACAAAGGCCATATCAGGGCACAGTTGTAAAGAACAAAGATAAACTGGCAAAAACtcaaacatatttaaaagtatattcaaATTTGGTAGTTCCAAGtatagaattagaaaaacattttccatgttcGACACCAAAAGTGGCACCAGTGGATACATATCAGACAAATGAAACATTGAGATGTTTATCTCCAAACAAAACTGGGATAATTGATTACGGTGAACCATTTCCTGAGAGTAATTCTGCTAATTCAACAACAGAAAATACTAGAATAAAAATTTCTTATGAAAATTTACAGGTCACAAAAATTGCTGGCAAGGGGAGCATGTTACCAGTGAGATACAAGTCCCGAGAGATGTGTCCTTCCCGGAGTTACTGTTTCTCATCTATACCGGCAGGGAGTGTGTTGCCGGTGGGTGGTAATTTTGAGATTTTGTTACATTTCTATCTTCTCAACTATGCCAAAATATGCCAGCAATCAGAAGAAGCCACGGTTGGTGTGATAGTAGCTAATGCACTTTTAGGCATTCCCAAAATCCTGCATAAGTCTAAGAAAGGAAATTACAGCTTTCCACAAATGTATGCAAGAGCGCTCCACGCACTGCAGTCCGGTCAACCCATGGGAAGCAGGCAGACAGGCTTGGAATCGGTAGTTGGTAAATACCAGTTACTAACTTCAGTTCTTCAGTGTTTGACAAAAATTTTAACCATTGATTTGGTAATCAATATTAAGAGACAGCCTCAGGAAATTTGTGATCAAGATTCCGAAGAGGAACTATAA